One Nicotiana tomentosiformis chromosome 4, ASM39032v3, whole genome shotgun sequence genomic window carries:
- the LOC138909824 gene encoding uncharacterized protein, producing MHKTLRVMRATKTEGAELASDHLKGVAYSWFEIWDDSREKGSPPARWSEFADAFIDHFLPAETKTAHAAKFENLKQGSMSVWEYHMRFARLFKYAIYMFPTMEARVRWFVHGLSPLVINEAATAALNSYMNYAKYVAFAQATETRKLNNIMERESSNRARSAGNFSGTSSGGGRTSFMEGSSGTSHSFAQSSASAPPSRPSQQQGNHFRPSQGNRGSHQ from the coding sequence atgcacaagactctccgagttatgcgtgctactaagACAGAGGGAGCAGAGTTGGCCTCCGATCACctaaaaggggtggcctattcttggtttgaaataTGGGATGACTCCCGTGAGAAAGGAAGCCCtccggcgagatggagtgagtttgccgatgcttttattgatcatttcttgcctgccgagactaagacAGCCCATGCTGCCAAGTTTGAGAATCTGAAACAGGggagcatgagtgtgtgggagtatcacatgagATTCGCGCGCCTGTTTAAATATGCCATCTATATGtttcccactatggaggctagagtgcgctggTTTGTGCATGGCCTTAGCCCcttagttattaatgaggccgctacagctgccttgaattcttaTATGAACTATGCTAAGTatgtggcatttgctcaagccacagagacccgcaaactgAATAATATAATGGAGAGAGAGAGTAGCAATAGGGCCCGGTCAGCGGGCAACTTCAGTGGTACTTCTAGTGGTGGTGGTAGGACATCTTTCATGGAAGGGTCATCGGGGACGTCCCACTCTTTTGCTCaatcttcagccagtgcaccgccatcgaggcccagtcagcagcagggAAACCATTTTAGGCCTAgccagggcaacaggggatcccACCAATAG